In Plutella xylostella chromosome 27, ilPluXylo3.1, whole genome shotgun sequence, one genomic interval encodes:
- the LOC119691835 gene encoding uncharacterized protein LOC119691835: MRGVLCMCAALALWAPPTAGREPIAAGRAPTAAGREPTAVERAPTGAGREPIAARQPHLHAIRRQILAKLGLSARPTPQRAPPRDVVRQILAHAADPAPPPEHRDTREIIAIAHRGIPSST, translated from the exons ATGCGCGGTGTGCTGTGCATGTGTGCGGCGCTGGCGTTGTGGGCGCCGCCCACCGCGGGCCGCGAGCCAATCGCCGCCGGCCGCGCGCCGACCGCCGCCGGTCGCGAGCCAACCGCCGTCGAGCGCGCGCCAACCGGAGCCGGCCGCGAGCCAATCGCCGCGCGCCAGCCACACTTGCACGCGATACGGAGACAAATACTGGCCAAG CTGGGGCTCTCCGCGCGGCCGACGCcgcagcgcgcgccgccgcgcgacGTGGTGCGGCAGATCCTGGCTCACGCGGCCgaccccgcgccgccgcccgagcACCGGGATACTAGGGAGATCATCGCGATAGCCCACAGAGGTATACCATCTAGTACATGA